The Longimicrobium sp. nucleotide sequence CGCGGCCCGCTCTGCATCCCCGCAAATTCCAACCAGTGCAGCGACGCGCTTCCGCCGTGGTGACAAGGCGTTAGGGTGGAAACATGTCGTGCGCCACGAACGGTACGCGCCTTAACTTTGTTGACATCGGGCCGTCCGACACGAATAATACCGCATGCCGGGCAGCGGAAAGACGCCGCCCCGACCGCTGAACCGCTTCAGGGCTCCAGGTGCGCCAGGGCTCTGAATGCGCCAGTACTTGTACTCCGATTTGCCCTGTAGCCGTCCTCCCGCGGCTTCACCCGCCGCACGGTTCCCAGCCTCCACACCCCCGCCATCCCCAACATGCGAGCACACATCGTCGCCGCGGCCCTGCTGGGCGTCGCCGGCGCGGTATCCGCCGAGGCGCAGCGCGCTCCCGACCCGCGGTGCGCGTTCAAGGAGATCGACGTCGCCCGGTACGGCAACCAGCCGTTCCGCAACCCGCCCGAGATCCGCTCGCGCAACGGCCGCATCGACACCACGCTGGTGGTGCAGTACACGGACCCGGCCACTACATCGCTGGCGGGGTGCCCGCTGAAGGTGCGCAGCTACTACGGCGCGCTGGTGGGTCCCACCCTTCGCGTGCGCCCCGGCGACGTGATCGCGCCGCTGCTGGACAACCGCCTGCCGCGTGAGTCGCGGGCACAGGCGGACTCGCAGTTCCTGCAGGAGGACAGCGCGGCGTTCATCACCATGCGCCCGTACACCTTCAACACCACCAACCTGCACACGCACGGGCTGCACGTGTCGCCGCGCGGCAACAGCGACAACGTGCTGCTGGCCATCGCGCCGCAGGAGAAGCAGCGGTACGACATCCGTCTTCCGCCCGACCACACGCGCGGCAGCTACTGGTACCACGCCCACGCGCACGGCTCCACCGCCATCCAGGTGGGGAGCGCGATGGCGGGCGCGCTGATCGTGGACGACGACCCGCGCACCATCCCCCGCTCGCTGGCCGCGGCCAACGCGGGCGAGAAGGTGATGGTGATCCAGACGATGCTGTACGACGCCAACGGCGAGGCGAACGACATCACCGCCTTCTTCCCCGACGGCCCCAGCTCGGACAGCCTGTGCGCCGCGGGAAGCAGCGCCTGTACCTGGCAGAGCTCCAAGCGGCGAGTGACCATCAACGGGCAGATCGTGCCCGTCATCCGCATGCGTCCGGGTGAGGTGCAGCGCTGGCGCGTGATCGACGGGGCGTTCCGCGAGACGGTGGCGCTGCGGCTGGACGGGCACCCGCTCCACGAGATCGCCACGGACGGCATCTACACGGGGCGGATCGACA carries:
- a CDS encoding multicopper oxidase family protein, encoding MRAHIVAAALLGVAGAVSAEAQRAPDPRCAFKEIDVARYGNQPFRNPPEIRSRNGRIDTTLVVQYTDPATTSLAGCPLKVRSYYGALVGPTLRVRPGDVIAPLLDNRLPRESRAQADSQFLQEDSAAFITMRPYTFNTTNLHTHGLHVSPRGNSDNVLLAIAPQEKQRYDIRLPPDHTRGSYWYHAHAHGSTAIQVGSAMAGALIVDDDPRTIPRSLAAANAGEKVMVIQTMLYDANGEANDITAFFPDGPSSDSLCAAGSSACTWQSSKRRVTINGQIVPVIRMRPGEVQRWRVIDGAFRETVALRLDGHPLHEIATDGIYTGRIDSWGPGQPLVLYPGYRSDVLVQASTTPGTYRLMDDSASTAQALRGTPEDPNLLALVVVEGPPTTMALPTAAEMAALDPFPNVQRAAEANGVQEAVFKLGSGLNPTESRNTFQINYAPFNETRIRYLELNDTDMWSLTTVGDVQQNGLPPLPHVFHIHINPFQVQRTSPNGQPQWVWKDTQIVPPGATVNVYTKYEDYTGAFVIHCHILDHEDLGMMEVVEVVERLPIDHPRGGTPGHAHGRN